The proteins below come from a single Bacteroidia bacterium genomic window:
- a CDS encoding T9SS type A sorting domain-containing protein, with protein sequence MKKVFTLVSSLLIGSAVFAQTNVTIRIDTKLMSNTDCNLGGDGNGGGAIVPEDKVYIHSGVCSHSTDVNKTDQQFCLEQIIPYASEVWQHVVGDWGQNPQDNGKGLMTPVGNGVYELNLVLEDYYSDPNLLSQDAGANNGVVVVNTPLPSGATVYTMGMVFRSKDGQLSGRDQQGCQDIFAKDFNTDNPLVINSTDNSVSDFVTIIKSTGFSEIGNLNNFVAYPNPFSERMNLDFAFNKTEGNCQIVVTDLTGKQVALLFDGAMTQGKHQLVWTGVGADGSKLATGTYFVSMVSGGKSIKTEKVFFLNN encoded by the coding sequence ATGAAAAAAGTCTTTACCCTTGTTTCATCCCTATTAATTGGATCGGCTGTTTTTGCCCAAACCAATGTTACTATTCGTATCGACACTAAGTTAATGAGTAATACCGACTGTAACCTTGGTGGTGATGGAAATGGTGGCGGAGCCATTGTTCCGGAAGATAAAGTGTATATCCATAGTGGTGTATGTAGTCATAGTACTGACGTAAATAAAACCGATCAACAATTTTGCTTAGAACAAATTATTCCTTACGCTTCTGAAGTTTGGCAACATGTGGTTGGCGATTGGGGACAAAATCCACAAGACAACGGAAAAGGATTAATGACTCCGGTCGGAAACGGCGTATATGAACTTAACCTGGTATTGGAAGATTATTATTCCGATCCAAATTTATTAAGTCAAGATGCCGGTGCCAACAATGGTGTGGTAGTTGTGAATACCCCACTTCCTTCAGGTGCTACTGTTTATACCATGGGTATGGTGTTTAGAAGTAAAGACGGTCAGCTTAGTGGAAGGGACCAGCAAGGATGTCAGGATATCTTCGCAAAAGATTTCAATACCGATAATCCATTGGTAATTAACTCTACCGATAACTCCGTTAGTGATTTTGTTACAATTATTAAAAGTACCGGTTTTAGCGAAATTGGTAATCTAAACAACTTCGTAGCTTACCCTAATCCATTCTCCGAAAGAATGAATCTTGATTTTGCCTTCAACAAAACCGAAGGAAATTGTCAGATTGTTGTTACTGATTTAACCGGTAAACAAGTAGCATTGTTGTTTGATGGTGCCATGACCCAAGGTAAACATCAGTTAGTTTGGACCGGTGTAGGAGCTGATGGCTCAAAATTGGCTACCGGAACGTATTTTGTTTCTATGGTTAGTGGTGGAAAATCCATCAAAACGGAGAAAGTATTCTTTTTGAATAATTAA